A portion of the Pseudomonas sp. GR 6-02 genome contains these proteins:
- the tgt gene encoding tRNA guanosine(34) transglycosylase Tgt, whose amino-acid sequence MSFELLATDGKARRGRLTFPRGTVETPAFMPVGTYGTVKGMLPRDIVATGAEIILGNTFHLWLRPGTEVIKKHGDLHDFMQWKGPILTDSGGFQVFSLGAMRKIKEEGVTFASPVDGAKVFMGPEESMQVQRDLGSDIVMIFDECTPYPADEDVARVSMELSLRWAQRSKNAHGDNTAALFGIVQGGMHQDLRMRSLEGLDKIGFDGLAIGGLSVGEPKHEMIKVLDYLPGQMPADKPRYLMGVGKPEDLVEGVRRGVDMFDCVMPTRNARNGHLFIDTGVLKIRNAFHRHDDSPLDPTCDCYTCQNFSRAYLHHLDKCGEMLGSMLNTIHNLRHYQVLMAGLREAIQQGTLAAFVDAFYAKRGLPVPPLD is encoded by the coding sequence ATGTCGTTTGAGTTGCTTGCTACTGACGGCAAGGCGCGTCGCGGTCGTTTGACCTTCCCGCGCGGTACCGTCGAGACCCCGGCCTTCATGCCGGTGGGCACGTACGGTACGGTCAAGGGCATGCTGCCGCGGGATATCGTCGCCACCGGCGCGGAAATCATTCTGGGCAACACCTTCCACTTGTGGCTGCGTCCTGGCACCGAAGTGATCAAGAAGCACGGCGACCTGCACGATTTCATGCAGTGGAAAGGCCCGATCCTGACCGACTCCGGCGGTTTCCAGGTGTTCAGCCTGGGCGCCATGCGCAAGATCAAGGAGGAGGGCGTGACCTTCGCCTCTCCGGTCGACGGCGCCAAAGTGTTCATGGGCCCGGAAGAGTCGATGCAGGTCCAGCGTGACCTGGGCTCCGACATTGTGATGATTTTCGACGAATGCACCCCGTACCCGGCCGACGAAGACGTCGCTCGCGTATCGATGGAGCTGTCGTTGCGCTGGGCTCAGCGTTCGAAAAACGCCCATGGCGACAACACGGCGGCGTTGTTCGGCATCGTGCAGGGCGGCATGCACCAGGATCTGCGCATGCGCTCCCTGGAAGGCCTCGACAAGATCGGCTTCGACGGCCTGGCCATCGGCGGTCTGTCGGTGGGCGAGCCCAAGCACGAGATGATCAAGGTGCTCGATTACCTGCCGGGTCAGATGCCGGCTGACAAACCTCGTTACCTTATGGGCGTTGGCAAACCGGAAGATCTGGTTGAGGGTGTGCGCCGCGGTGTGGACATGTTCGATTGCGTGATGCCAACCCGTAATGCCCGCAACGGGCATCTGTTCATTGATACAGGCGTGCTGAAGATCCGTAACGCGTTCCATCGCCATGATGACTCGCCGCTGGATCCGACCTGCGATTGCTATACCTGCCAGAACTTCTCCCGCGCTTATCTGCATCACCTGGACAAGTGCGGCGAAATGCTGGGAAGCATGCTCAATACCATCCATAACTTGCGCCATTATCAAGTGCTTATGGCTGGTTTGCGCGAGGCTATTCAACAGGGTACATTGGCCGCCTTTGTCGATGCCTTCTACGCCAAACGCGGGTTGCCTGTTCCGCCTTTGGACTGA
- the yajC gene encoding preprotein translocase subunit YajC, with the protein MSFFISNAMADAAAPAAGPMGGGFEWIFLVGFLVIFYLMIWRPQAKRAKEQKNLLSSLQKGDEVVTTGGIAGKITKVSDDFVVLEVSDTVEMKFQKGAIAATLPKGTLKAI; encoded by the coding sequence ATGAGCTTTTTTATCTCTAATGCCATGGCTGACGCTGCTGCACCTGCGGCAGGCCCGATGGGCGGCGGCTTTGAGTGGATTTTCCTGGTCGGTTTCCTGGTCATCTTCTACCTGATGATCTGGCGTCCACAGGCCAAGCGCGCCAAAGAGCAGAAGAACCTGCTGAGCAGCCTGCAAAAAGGTGACGAAGTTGTGACCACCGGTGGTATCGCCGGCAAAATCACCAAAGTGTCCGACGACTTCGTGGTTCTGGAAGTTTCCGACACCGTTGAAATGAAGTTCCAGAAAGGTGCCATCGCCGCCACGCTGCCAAAAGGCACGCTCAAAGCGATCTAA
- the secD gene encoding protein translocase subunit SecD encodes MLNKYPLWKYILILAVLAVGLIYSAPNLYPDDPAIQVSGASTALQVNQADLDRVSTALKESGINVKAATLAANGKGGLIRLVKAEDQLPAKDVVRKALGDDYVVALNLAQTTPQWLRSLGAHPMKLGLDLSGGVHFLLEVDMDKALDARLKVYEGDVKSLLRKEKLRYRSLPQLGGAIQLGFTDEDSREQARALIRKNFNDFDIVPADLNGQPVLRLAMTPAKLAEIREYSIKQNLTTVRNRVNELGVAEPIVQRQGANRIVVELPGVQDTAEAKRILGKTANLEFRLAAEPGASKATSEEFEFREGKRPPALIERGLIITGDQVTDAKAGFGEHGTPEVNIRLDGHGGELMSRATRSNVGRSMAVIFIEQRPVTTYVKQVVNGVEKDVPVQTFKEEKKIISLATIQSPLGAQFRITGLNGQGESSELALLLRAGGLAAPMYFAEERTIGPSLGADNITKGIDASLWGMLFVSLFIMAIYRFFGLIATVALAVNMVMLLALMSLLGATLTLPGIAGIVLTMGMAVDANVLIFSRIREEIAAGMTVQRAINEGFGRAFTAILDANLTTLLVGGILFAMGTGPVKGFAVTMSLGIFTSMFTAIMVTRAMVNLIFGGRDFKKLWI; translated from the coding sequence ATGCTGAACAAATACCCTCTGTGGAAATACATTCTGATCCTGGCGGTGCTGGCGGTCGGTCTGATTTATTCCGCTCCCAATCTATATCCTGATGACCCGGCCATTCAGGTCAGCGGTGCAAGCACTGCGCTGCAAGTCAATCAGGCTGATCTGGACCGTGTGAGCACCGCGCTCAAGGAATCCGGGATCAACGTCAAGGCGGCCACGCTGGCGGCAAACGGCAAGGGCGGTCTGATTCGCCTGGTCAAGGCCGAAGACCAGTTGCCAGCCAAAGACGTTGTGCGCAAGGCATTGGGCGATGACTACGTCGTTGCACTGAACCTGGCGCAAACCACCCCGCAATGGCTGCGCAGCCTGGGCGCGCACCCGATGAAGCTGGGTCTGGACTTGTCCGGTGGTGTGCACTTCCTGCTGGAAGTGGACATGGACAAAGCCCTCGACGCACGCCTGAAAGTCTACGAAGGCGATGTGAAGAGCCTGTTGCGCAAAGAGAAACTGCGCTATCGCAGCCTGCCGCAACTGGGCGGTGCCATTCAGCTGGGCTTCACTGATGAAGACTCCCGCGAACAGGCCCGTGCGCTGATCCGCAAGAACTTCAACGATTTCGACATTGTTCCGGCCGACCTCAATGGCCAACCGGTACTGCGTCTGGCGATGACCCCGGCCAAGCTGGCGGAAATCCGCGAATACTCCATCAAGCAGAACTTGACCACGGTACGTAACCGCGTCAACGAGCTGGGTGTTGCCGAACCTATCGTTCAGCGCCAGGGCGCCAACCGCATCGTGGTTGAGCTGCCGGGCGTGCAAGACACCGCAGAAGCCAAGCGTATCCTCGGCAAGACGGCCAACCTGGAGTTCCGTCTGGCGGCTGAGCCTGGCGCTTCGAAAGCCACTTCCGAGGAATTCGAGTTCCGTGAAGGCAAGCGTCCTCCGGCTCTGATCGAGCGTGGCCTGATCATCACCGGTGACCAGGTGACTGACGCCAAGGCCGGCTTCGGCGAGCACGGTACGCCAGAAGTGAACATCCGTCTGGATGGCCACGGTGGCGAGCTGATGAGTCGTGCGACTCGCAGCAACGTCGGCCGCAGCATGGCGGTGATCTTCATCGAACAGCGTCCGGTCACCACTTACGTCAAGCAAGTGGTCAACGGCGTCGAGAAAGACGTGCCGGTCCAGACGTTCAAGGAAGAGAAGAAGATCATCAGCCTGGCGACCATCCAGTCGCCGCTGGGTGCCCAGTTCCGCATCACTGGCCTGAACGGCCAGGGCGAATCGTCCGAGCTGGCGCTGTTGCTGCGTGCCGGTGGTCTGGCGGCTCCGATGTACTTCGCTGAAGAGCGCACCATTGGCCCAAGCCTGGGTGCCGACAACATCACCAAAGGTATCGATGCATCGTTGTGGGGCATGCTGTTTGTCTCGCTGTTCATCATGGCCATCTACCGCTTCTTCGGCCTCATCGCCACCGTTGCGCTGGCAGTGAACATGGTGATGCTGCTGGCCTTGATGTCGCTGCTGGGTGCAACGCTGACCCTGCCGGGTATCGCCGGTATCGTATTGACCATGGGTATGGCGGTCGACGCCAACGTCCTGATCTTCTCGCGGATACGTGAAGAGATCGCGGCCGGCATGACCGTACAACGGGCAATCAACGAAGGCTTCGGCCGGGCATTCACCGCGATTCTCGACGCCAACCTGACAACCTTGTTGGTGGGCGGGATTCTCTTTGCCATGGGCACCGGCCCGGTCAAGGGTTTCGCCGTGACCATGTCCCTCGGGATCTTTACCTCGATGTTCACGGCCATCATGGTGACCCGCGCGATGGTCAACCTGATCTTCGGCGGTCGTGACTTCAAGAAGTTGTGGATTTAA